One window of Cohnella hashimotonis genomic DNA carries:
- a CDS encoding S-layer homology domain-containing protein encodes MKSIANRFPWLAIIALSMSICLFGNTAALAAPAKSAQDVVADTAAYVMSTVSHPEVGSIGGEWAVIGLARSDYDVPQSYFDDYYETVEHYVVGLKGQLHDKKYTEYSRLVLALTAIGADPSDVGGYNLLTPLGDFEKTVWQGINGPIFALIALDSGNYGIPLNPSAKVQATREMYIDEILSRQLKDGGFALSGDAADPDITGMALQALAKYQDRTIVKAATDRALDRLSQLQVDTGGYASWGVGNSESAVQVLMALCELGIPVDDGRFVKNGRSIVDALNDYYRKGNGFQHAVDGSGATGMSTEQALYGLVNAERLAEGKPSLYRMSDVKRQTPSSRSETVGLPNKNADVRSLPVLDSAKTFSDIAGHPNQKAIEALSSRGIINGMTADAFKPDRTMTRAEFAVIVTKGLGLAPRTAATFSDVAAGSWYAGYVGTASTYGIVNGTSKSTFSPGAVITKQEAAVMIANAAKLSGMDTALGAAETRDLLAQFGDYTKTAEWARNSLAFDYREQILSQEDLNIEPKLAVTRAQIAEMLARLLNAAKLM; translated from the coding sequence ATGAAAAGCATTGCAAATAGGTTCCCATGGCTTGCAATAATCGCATTGTCGATGTCCATTTGCCTGTTCGGGAACACAGCCGCGCTGGCGGCTCCGGCGAAATCGGCGCAGGACGTCGTAGCGGATACGGCGGCTTACGTCATGTCGACGGTGAGTCATCCGGAAGTCGGATCCATCGGCGGCGAATGGGCGGTCATCGGACTGGCGCGATCGGACTACGACGTGCCGCAAAGCTATTTCGATGACTACTATGAGACAGTCGAGCATTATGTCGTCGGATTGAAGGGACAGCTGCACGATAAAAAGTACACGGAGTACTCGCGGCTGGTTCTGGCGCTGACGGCGATCGGCGCAGATCCGTCCGACGTCGGAGGCTATAACCTGCTGACGCCGCTTGGCGATTTTGAGAAGACGGTGTGGCAGGGGATCAATGGACCGATCTTCGCGCTGATTGCGCTGGACAGCGGCAATTACGGCATACCGCTCAACCCTTCCGCGAAGGTGCAGGCGACAAGGGAAATGTATATCGATGAAATATTATCGCGGCAGCTGAAGGATGGCGGCTTCGCGTTATCCGGCGACGCGGCCGATCCCGACATTACAGGCATGGCGCTGCAGGCGCTTGCCAAATACCAGGATCGGACAATCGTGAAGGCGGCTACCGATCGGGCGCTGGACCGGCTGTCCCAGCTTCAGGTTGATACAGGCGGCTATGCCAGCTGGGGCGTTGGCAACTCGGAAAGCGCCGTCCAGGTATTGATGGCCTTATGCGAGCTCGGTATTCCCGTCGACGACGGACGCTTCGTCAAGAACGGCAGATCGATCGTCGATGCGTTGAACGATTACTATCGGAAAGGAAACGGGTTTCAGCATGCGGTTGACGGCAGCGGCGCAACGGGGATGTCCACCGAGCAGGCGCTGTACGGTCTCGTGAACGCCGAAAGGCTGGCGGAAGGCAAGCCTAGCCTCTACCGGATGTCCGACGTGAAGCGCCAAACGCCTTCTTCGCGAAGCGAGACCGTCGGCTTGCCTAACAAAAACGCGGACGTTCGGTCTTTGCCGGTACTTGACTCCGCCAAAACCTTTTCCGATATCGCCGGTCATCCGAACCAAAAAGCCATCGAAGCGCTTAGTTCGCGCGGCATCATTAACGGCATGACCGCGGACGCATTTAAGCCCGACCGGACGATGACCCGCGCCGAATTCGCCGTCATCGTCACAAAAGGGCTGGGGTTGGCTCCCCGTACCGCAGCTACCTTTTCGGACGTTGCTGCAGGCAGCTGGTATGCCGGCTATGTCGGAACCGCATCGACCTACGGCATCGTTAACGGCACCTCGAAGTCGACCTTCTCGCCGGGCGCCGTCATCACGAAGCAGGAAGCCGCCGTCATGATCGCCAACGCCGCGAAGCTGAGCGGCATGGACACGGCGCTTGGCGCCGCCGAGACGAGGGACTTGCTTGCGCAGTTCGGCGATTACACTAAAACCGCCGAATGGGCGCGTAACTCGCTCGCTTTCGATTACCGGGAACAGATTTTGTCGCAGGAAGACCTGAACATCGAACCCAAGCTTGCGGTCACGCGCGCCCAAATCGCCGAAATGCTCGCGCGTCTGCTTAACGCCGCAAAACTGATGTAA
- the tnpC gene encoding IS66 family transposase, protein MELKPDQVLYICKGDTEIADVFTLLLEQNRTLLEQNQKLERRVHELERQLGQNSQNSSKPPSSDGFRKPKNSRVAGGKKGAPKGHDGHTLRFAECPDEIIVYTLEVCSCCQTALQSVPALAHEARQVFDLPAPRVVVTEHRSEHKICPSCGVKARAPFPEGVHARTQYGASFSAWTTYLSVYQLLPLERIAQCYEDLCGCRPSEATLLAQLGKAASALEATEIQIREQVRKLPVLHADETGLRVGKQIKWMHVASDSQWTFLQIHESRGSRGMDEAGVLPHFTGVLVHDSYASYFKTHYDFEHALCGAHLLRECQGIVEHDKHEWAKQMHTFLHEAWKAAKASRNAQQPLTADGLDQWKDRYDAILKSGEAEWAQDALREKTGPRGRKMGSKASNLGKRMNTQKPAILRFLSDARVPFDNNQAERDIRMTKVKHKISGCFRTEQGAKQFARLRSVISTLMKQGKPILDSLTYALRYRTSLVEC, encoded by the coding sequence GTGGAGCTGAAGCCGGATCAAGTATTGTATATTTGCAAAGGTGACACCGAAATCGCAGACGTCTTTACCCTTCTTTTGGAGCAAAATCGGACCCTGCTTGAACAGAATCAAAAGTTAGAAAGGCGCGTACACGAGCTTGAACGACAGCTCGGACAAAACAGTCAAAACAGCAGCAAGCCGCCTTCCAGCGACGGCTTTCGCAAACCGAAAAATTCCCGGGTCGCAGGTGGTAAAAAAGGCGCGCCTAAAGGTCACGACGGTCATACGCTTCGCTTTGCGGAATGCCCGGATGAAATCATCGTCTACACGCTCGAAGTTTGTTCCTGTTGCCAGACTGCCCTTCAGAGCGTTCCGGCTTTGGCTCATGAAGCACGGCAGGTGTTTGACCTGCCGGCTCCCCGCGTCGTCGTGACCGAACACCGGTCTGAGCATAAAATCTGTCCAAGCTGCGGTGTCAAAGCCCGAGCACCTTTTCCCGAAGGCGTCCACGCCCGGACCCAATACGGAGCCAGCTTCTCTGCCTGGACGACGTATCTGAGCGTGTACCAACTGTTGCCGTTGGAGCGAATCGCCCAATGCTACGAGGATCTGTGCGGTTGTCGTCCCAGCGAAGCGACGCTGCTCGCCCAGCTTGGTAAGGCTGCAAGCGCGCTGGAAGCGACCGAAATTCAAATCCGAGAGCAGGTACGAAAGCTCCCGGTCCTCCATGCGGACGAAACCGGGCTGCGCGTCGGCAAACAGATTAAGTGGATGCATGTGGCCTCCGATTCGCAGTGGACCTTTTTGCAGATCCATGAGAGCCGAGGGAGCCGAGGTATGGACGAAGCGGGCGTGCTACCTCACTTTACTGGCGTGCTGGTGCATGACAGCTACGCATCGTATTTCAAGACCCACTACGACTTTGAACATGCGCTGTGCGGAGCGCACTTGCTTCGCGAATGCCAAGGCATTGTGGAACACGACAAGCACGAGTGGGCCAAGCAGATGCATACGTTTTTGCACGAAGCCTGGAAAGCAGCCAAAGCGAGTCGCAACGCGCAGCAGCCCCTGACAGCGGATGGGCTTGACCAGTGGAAAGACCGCTATGACGCCATACTAAAAAGCGGCGAAGCGGAGTGGGCCCAGGACGCGCTTCGTGAAAAAACCGGACCTCGCGGACGAAAAATGGGTAGCAAAGCGAGCAATCTTGGTAAGCGAATGAACACGCAAAAACCGGCCATCCTCCGGTTTCTTTCCGATGCAAGGGTTCCGTTTGACAACAACCAGGCAGAACGGGACATTCGAATGACCAAAGTAAAGCACAAAATTTCGGGTTGCTTTCGTACCGAGCAAGGAGCGAAACAATTTGCTCGGCTGCGCTCCGTCATTTCGACCCTGATGAAACAGGGCAAGCCGATCCTCGATTCGTTGACCTACGCGTTGCGCTACCGCACCTCGCTGGTGGAGTGCTAA
- a CDS encoding SLAC1 anion channel family protein, with the protein MRTFAAEIKSSSIGSIQFLPVSLFASVMGFSGLSLAWREAGELFGTSHVFADISGILAIVLFLAMAVGYLSKWSIYPQKVKDEFAHPVSGNFFGTITIAVLLLSSVVGAYERIAGQVIWIIGAATTLALSYVFVARLLKGNRDPGHVVPAMLIPVVGTLDIAVAGGTMSFNWAHEVNLLSLAIGGIVALVFFTLILSRLIHYAPLPAGITPSLMILIAPFEVGFLGYTNFKQRIDSFASVLFYFGLFLFVVVFFKVFNRSVPFSASWWGVSFPMAALALAAIKYALYLRTWPLITIAAVVLALLSFVLIVLLLRTLKNLFTGRLLEGKS; encoded by the coding sequence ATGCGTACTTTTGCAGCCGAGATTAAGTCATCCAGCATCGGATCCATTCAGTTTCTTCCTGTCAGTCTGTTCGCTTCTGTAATGGGATTTTCCGGTCTTTCATTGGCTTGGAGAGAAGCAGGCGAGCTTTTCGGCACTTCCCATGTATTTGCGGACATCAGCGGCATCCTGGCGATTGTATTATTTTTAGCCATGGCTGTCGGCTACTTGTCCAAATGGTCGATATATCCGCAAAAAGTGAAGGATGAGTTTGCGCACCCGGTTTCCGGTAACTTTTTCGGGACAATTACGATTGCCGTCCTGCTGCTATCCTCCGTGGTAGGCGCATATGAGCGAATTGCGGGTCAAGTGATATGGATAATAGGCGCAGCAACGACGCTGGCACTCAGTTACGTATTCGTCGCACGACTGTTAAAAGGAAATCGCGACCCCGGACACGTTGTACCGGCGATGCTGATTCCTGTCGTCGGCACGCTGGATATTGCGGTTGCAGGCGGGACGATGTCGTTCAATTGGGCACACGAAGTTAACTTGCTTTCCCTTGCGATCGGCGGAATCGTTGCCCTGGTGTTTTTTACTTTAATTTTATCCAGGCTCATTCATTATGCCCCGTTGCCCGCAGGAATTACGCCGTCGCTAATGATTCTTATCGCGCCGTTTGAAGTCGGATTTCTGGGCTATACGAACTTCAAGCAGCGAATTGATTCATTCGCATCCGTTTTATTTTACTTTGGCCTATTTTTGTTTGTCGTCGTGTTCTTTAAAGTATTCAATAGGTCCGTACCGTTCAGCGCTTCCTGGTGGGGAGTCAGTTTCCCGATGGCGGCGCTCGCCCTAGCTGCTATAAAATACGCGCTGTACTTGCGCACTTGGCCTTTAATCACAATTGCCGCAGTCGTACTGGCTTTGCTCAGCTTCGTCTTGATCGTGCTCTTGTTACGGACGTTGAAGAATCTGTTTACAGGAAGGCTGCTCGAAGGAAAATCCTAA
- a CDS encoding LysR family transcriptional regulator has protein sequence MEFRQLDYFLTTCDELHFTRAALKLGITQPTLSHQIKSLEDELGVPLFDRIGKKIALTEAGMILYTQSKLAFGNLTSAKEQIQELQQIERGKLTIGALPGELNQLVSNLLIDFHRDYPFVQIKILGVEDIVSRLLQNELDLAVTILPVEDDRILTTPLYREQFYFVATTLHPYARRSAIDFEEILSVPIVTFPETHRCRQLVDSTCSSVGLRLEPLIETTTIESLFGLVRSGAGGSVLSKTLLDMYSSDELVHIPIQNPGLSREVGIAYHRDKYMGKASRGFIDLLQAHVKSLKPYT, from the coding sequence ATGGAATTCAGACAGCTGGATTACTTTTTAACAACCTGCGATGAACTGCACTTTACGAGAGCGGCCTTGAAGCTCGGGATTACGCAGCCCACTTTGAGCCATCAGATCAAGTCGCTCGAAGACGAGCTCGGCGTTCCTTTATTCGACCGGATCGGGAAAAAAATAGCTTTGACCGAAGCCGGAATGATACTTTATACGCAAAGTAAATTGGCGTTCGGCAATTTAACGAGCGCCAAAGAGCAAATCCAGGAACTGCAGCAGATCGAACGCGGAAAGCTGACGATCGGAGCGCTGCCTGGCGAGCTTAACCAGCTGGTTTCGAACTTGCTCATCGATTTCCATCGCGACTACCCATTCGTGCAAATTAAAATTTTAGGCGTAGAAGATATCGTGAGTCGACTGCTGCAAAATGAATTGGATCTAGCCGTTACGATTTTGCCCGTCGAAGATGACCGGATCTTGACGACTCCTTTGTACCGCGAGCAATTTTACTTTGTCGCAACGACCTTACATCCTTATGCCCGGCGCAGCGCCATCGATTTTGAAGAAATTTTGAGCGTGCCGATCGTGACTTTTCCTGAAACGCACCGATGCCGGCAATTGGTCGATTCGACCTGTTCCAGCGTGGGACTTCGTTTAGAGCCTTTAATCGAAACGACGACAATCGAATCGTTGTTCGGTCTCGTTCGTTCAGGCGCAGGAGGCTCCGTGTTATCGAAAACGCTGCTGGATATGTATTCCTCCGACGAATTGGTCCATATACCGATTCAAAATCCGGGCTTGAGCAGGGAAGTGGGCATCGCGTATCATCGCGATAAATATATGGGAAAAGCATCGCGAGGGTTTATCGATCTCCTGCAAGCCCATGTTAAATCGCTCAAGCCTTATACATAA
- a CDS encoding Ig-like domain-containing protein translates to MKVYGISLRALSVVAAVAVLLMLAGCGASGKQQTLKFSEVSLTSEPSPPAAGQAAKLIATINNKKFAAEEAKVQFQINSKNDLPSLIDAVRDGDSYTSSHIFPSAGDYTITIHLMYPDDHFAFTKQLKVGG, encoded by the coding sequence ATGAAGGTATACGGAATTTCGCTGCGCGCGCTAAGCGTAGTTGCCGCTGTCGCCGTTCTGCTGATGCTGGCCGGGTGCGGAGCCTCGGGGAAGCAGCAGACGCTGAAGTTTTCGGAGGTCTCGCTGACGAGCGAGCCGTCGCCTCCTGCTGCGGGACAAGCGGCCAAGCTGATCGCCACCATCAATAATAAGAAATTTGCCGCCGAGGAAGCCAAGGTTCAATTTCAGATCAACTCCAAAAACGATTTGCCGAGTCTGATCGATGCCGTTAGAGACGGGGACAGTTATACGTCCAGTCATATCTTTCCTTCTGCAGGCGACTATACGATCACGATTCATTTGATGTACCCGGACGATCATTTTGCGTTTACGAAGCAACTGAAAGTTGGCGGATAA
- a CDS encoding SGNH/GDSL hydrolase family protein, which produces MPEKRFETARLKELTKPFWTGNFMLYEPILPVAKGERERIEGRLLYKPEEIVEVRNARLDTIYEEGTDWVVEDGRLWFPPKSRVPITRIEEMFPEENREGWVQKRVSGGYSLFSEGHFFHDKQVVVSYKCSKTSGYRALAAPEAACPECTAAKLANAEPLNLLVFGDSIAEGANASGKTGAAPFLPTWGEQVSAILEETYGSKIAYKNGSFGGITSEGGLQIVDRVLEDWAPDMAIIAFGMNDGTSKVAPDQYAANISAIMKQVETVNGAADFILVAPMLANPDTFFSGNQAEYAAVLRDLASASGGRAAVADMTAVHRELLKYKNYADLTGNNVNHPNDFLIRCYAQVLLSLIMGRVEEE; this is translated from the coding sequence ATGCCAGAGAAACGATTCGAGACTGCTCGCTTAAAAGAGCTGACGAAGCCCTTTTGGACCGGAAATTTCATGCTTTACGAGCCTATTCTGCCCGTCGCAAAGGGAGAGAGGGAAAGGATCGAGGGCCGACTGCTATACAAGCCGGAGGAGATCGTTGAAGTACGCAACGCCAGATTAGACACGATATACGAGGAAGGAACGGATTGGGTCGTAGAAGACGGACGACTGTGGTTCCCTCCCAAATCGCGCGTTCCGATTACCCGTATCGAGGAAATGTTCCCTGAGGAGAACCGGGAGGGATGGGTGCAGAAAAGAGTGAGCGGCGGCTACAGCCTGTTTTCGGAAGGCCACTTTTTCCACGACAAACAGGTCGTCGTCAGCTACAAATGCAGCAAAACCAGCGGGTATCGGGCGCTTGCTGCACCTGAGGCTGCATGTCCCGAATGTACGGCCGCCAAGTTGGCGAACGCCGAGCCGCTCAACCTGCTCGTATTCGGAGACAGCATCGCGGAAGGTGCGAATGCAAGCGGAAAAACCGGTGCAGCTCCTTTTTTGCCGACATGGGGCGAGCAAGTCTCGGCGATTCTGGAAGAAACGTACGGATCGAAAATCGCTTATAAAAATGGTTCGTTCGGCGGAATCACCAGCGAGGGCGGACTTCAGATCGTGGACCGGGTATTGGAAGACTGGGCACCCGATATGGCCATTATCGCCTTCGGCATGAACGACGGCACGAGCAAGGTCGCGCCGGACCAGTATGCGGCCAACATCTCGGCGATCATGAAGCAGGTGGAGACCGTAAACGGCGCTGCGGATTTTATACTTGTCGCGCCGATGCTGGCGAACCCGGACACTTTTTTCTCGGGAAATCAGGCGGAATATGCCGCTGTCCTGCGCGATCTTGCGAGCGCAAGCGGCGGCAGAGCAGCGGTCGCCGATATGACGGCCGTTCATCGGGAGCTGCTGAAGTACAAGAATTACGCCGATCTGACAGGCAACAACGTAAATCATCCGAACGATTTCCTCATTCGCTGCTATGCCCAGGTCCTGTTGTCTTTGATCATGGGAAGAGTAGAGGAAGAATAG
- a CDS encoding glycoside hydrolase family 36 protein, which produces MTDKTQTLTIEHAGMAIGFTDTENGRMQATFNTECKLKSKVPAIPFPPFELAVAGVPYGHSPALIAGLTNLPLEMKQLSWISDEEKLAIAYKHEQLGLKVETEMRFIPDTAVIRQSTVVTNEGALPVVLTHVSSMCVQGIATDGGLPWHDKNKIRVHYCRQTWNGEGQWRAGDLEELGLYPTSTHPSAAAVHFSSVGSWSTGKLLPMAVLEDLETGKAWYWQLETSADWHFEIGHRGSWSDDSGAIFIHADGADERYGGWSSELAPGEKYEAVPAAFGCCNGDFTDAVRELTGYRRYLTQSTNGTVPTAPVVYNDYMNALWGDPSQEKLVPLVEAAAAAGCEYFCIDAGWFGELGASWGSGLGDWRPSRNRFGKEGLEAFLAYISEQGMKPGLWLEMEVCGEDAALAAKPDDWFIRRYGIRAGGGPRWFLQFGNPDVRACMHEVIDRLVRMGVRYIKNDYNLCIGTGDDTGGRAAAAGLQQAMRDFYDFIGQVKSRHPHLLLENCASGGMRADYEALSHFHLQSSSDQEDYRKYPSIIGGSLAAVLPEQLGIWAYPYPLLHADLAFPGKLKEDQYLQAMEDGEQTIFNMINGLCGSLYVSGHLHLADETNRRLIADAVAVYKKERDFIGGSHPIWPLGFKRINDTDSWNCVGLASPNRKRILLSVWRLGSGAEYQTIPLARWRGCKATVNLVYPQEDQGVEATYSANKGLLTVRFPKAYQARLFEVRFDTD; this is translated from the coding sequence ATGACGGATAAAACGCAGACGCTGACGATCGAGCATGCCGGCATGGCGATCGGCTTTACGGATACGGAAAACGGACGTATGCAAGCTACGTTCAATACCGAATGTAAGCTGAAGTCCAAGGTTCCCGCGATTCCTTTTCCTCCTTTCGAACTGGCGGTCGCCGGCGTCCCATATGGCCATTCGCCCGCGCTGATCGCCGGACTTACGAACCTGCCGCTCGAAATGAAGCAGCTGTCCTGGATCTCCGACGAAGAGAAGCTAGCGATAGCTTACAAGCATGAGCAGCTCGGCTTGAAGGTTGAGACGGAGATGCGATTTATTCCGGATACGGCAGTCATCCGTCAGTCGACGGTCGTCACGAACGAAGGCGCGCTGCCGGTCGTGCTGACGCATGTCTCTTCGATGTGCGTGCAGGGAATTGCCACCGACGGGGGGCTGCCCTGGCATGATAAAAACAAAATACGCGTTCATTATTGCCGTCAGACGTGGAACGGCGAGGGACAGTGGCGGGCCGGCGACCTGGAGGAGTTGGGGCTATACCCCACTTCGACGCATCCGAGCGCAGCTGCCGTTCACTTCTCGTCCGTGGGAAGCTGGAGCACGGGTAAACTGCTTCCGATGGCTGTATTGGAGGACCTCGAAACGGGGAAGGCGTGGTATTGGCAGCTCGAGACGTCCGCCGACTGGCATTTCGAGATCGGCCACCGCGGCTCCTGGAGCGACGACAGCGGAGCAATCTTTATTCATGCGGACGGCGCCGACGAGCGGTACGGCGGATGGAGCTCGGAGCTGGCGCCCGGCGAAAAGTACGAGGCCGTTCCGGCTGCCTTTGGCTGCTGCAACGGGGATTTTACGGATGCCGTCAGAGAATTGACGGGCTATCGGAGATATTTGACGCAATCGACGAATGGGACCGTGCCTACGGCACCTGTCGTCTACAACGACTACATGAACGCGCTGTGGGGCGATCCGTCCCAGGAGAAGCTCGTGCCGCTCGTCGAAGCGGCTGCCGCAGCGGGCTGCGAATATTTCTGCATCGATGCCGGCTGGTTCGGCGAGCTTGGCGCATCCTGGGGCAGCGGGCTGGGCGATTGGCGGCCAAGCCGCAACCGGTTCGGCAAAGAAGGGCTTGAAGCCTTCCTCGCCTATATCTCCGAGCAGGGAATGAAGCCGGGCTTATGGCTCGAGATGGAGGTGTGCGGCGAGGACGCCGCGTTAGCCGCCAAGCCGGACGACTGGTTCATCCGGCGTTACGGCATTCGCGCAGGCGGAGGGCCGCGCTGGTTCCTTCAATTCGGCAACCCCGACGTGCGCGCCTGTATGCACGAGGTCATCGATCGTCTCGTGCGGATGGGCGTACGCTATATCAAAAACGACTATAATCTTTGCATCGGAACGGGCGACGATACGGGCGGAAGAGCGGCAGCGGCCGGTCTGCAGCAGGCGATGCGGGATTTCTACGATTTTATCGGACAGGTCAAATCGCGGCATCCGCACCTGCTATTGGAAAACTGCGCATCCGGCGGCATGCGTGCGGATTACGAGGCGCTCTCCCATTTCCATCTGCAAAGCTCCAGCGATCAGGAGGATTACCGGAAGTACCCTTCGATCATCGGAGGCAGTCTCGCCGCCGTATTGCCAGAGCAGCTTGGGATATGGGCTTATCCTTATCCGCTTCTACATGCCGACCTCGCTTTTCCTGGGAAATTAAAGGAAGATCAGTATCTACAAGCGATGGAAGACGGGGAGCAGACGATATTTAATATGATTAACGGTTTGTGCGGCAGTCTTTATGTATCGGGGCATCTTCATCTGGCCGACGAAACCAATCGCCGCTTGATTGCGGATGCGGTAGCCGTGTATAAAAAGGAGAGAGACTTTATCGGCGGGTCTCATCCGATCTGGCCGCTAGGTTTTAAGCGCATCAACGACACGGACAGCTGGAACTGCGTAGGCTTGGCATCGCCCAACCGGAAACGCATTCTGCTATCCGTATGGAGACTCGGAAGCGGTGCCGAATATCAGACGATACCGCTTGCGCGCTGGCGGGGGTGCAAGGCAACGGTTAACCTTGTATATCCGCAAGAGGATCAAGGCGTCGAAGCCACATACAGCGCCAACAAAGGGCTGCTTACGGTTCGTTTTCCGAAAGCCTATCAAGCGCGGCTGTTCGAGGTTCGCTTCGACACCGATTAG